A window of Cryptomeria japonica chromosome 3, Sugi_1.0, whole genome shotgun sequence contains these coding sequences:
- the LOC131078687 gene encoding reticuline oxidase: MRSKTEWAEAGATVGQLYSDIASNTADYSFPAGTCPTMGTGGHCSGGGMSLLSRKYGLAADNIIDALLVDANSNLLDRKSMGEDLFWALRGGGGGSWGVVVAWKVGLVRVPSKVTVFMVFMAKSGDRPSLSVAIHCASVRTGSLYSRCNIWLRIARRPEGH, translated from the coding sequence ATGAGGTCGAAAACTGAGTGGGCCGAGGCAGGTGCGACTGTAGGACAGTTGTACTCAGACATTGCGAGCAATACTGCAGACTACAGCTTCCCTGCGGGAACGTGCCCCACAATGGGCACGGGCGGCCATTGCAGCGGAGGCGGAATGAGTTTGCTCTCCAGGAAATACGGCCTCGCCGCCGACAACATCATTGATGCACTGCTCGTGGACGCCAACAGTAACTTGTTGGACAGAAAGAGCATGGGAGAAGATCTGTTTTGGGCGCTCCGAGGCGGCGGCGGAGGCAGCTGGGGCGTCGTTGTTGCATGGAAAGTTGGCCTGGTGAGAGTGCCAAGCAAAGTGACGGTGTTCATGGTGTTCATGGCGAAATCAGGTGACCGACCTAGTCTATCGGTGGCAATCCATTGCGCATCTGTTAGAACAGGATCTCTTTATTCGCGCTGCAATATATGGCTCCGAATCGCAAGGCGGCCTGAAGGACATTAA
- the LOC131077589 gene encoding berberine bridge enzyme-like D-1: MSLLRIISLLVFSICAFAQDGQELISCLEQEGITNLTTSTSSPDFDSLLRFSLQNLRYTEPGVRKPYMLIMPQEREQVVDSVRCCIKNSWQIVVRSGGHSYEGLSSTSDASNFAIIDLINFDHVTVDMKSKTAWVEAGATVGQLYSAIASTTADYGFPAGVCPTMGTGGHLSGGGMSFLSRKYGLAADNIIDALLVDANGNLVDRNSMGEDLFWALRGGGGGSWGVVVAWKVGLVRVPSKVTVFRVYRAGRNQVTDLVYRWQSIAPLLEQDLFIRAVIDGTESQGGQKDVKITFNGMYLGPLDQLLKVASKSFPEMGMVAGDCMETSWIDSISYAAYTTTSQLVSRTNSDKNYFKAKSDFVTKPIPPSGLEGAWEFLGEELNGYILLTPLGGRMYEIPSSEIPFPYRAGYLYSIQYQVTWKDGSKDSAYIDWMRRFYDYMTPYVSESPRGSYVNNVDLDLGTAVNGTASVAEARTWGHKYFGGNFDRLVKVKTQFDPINVFRNSQGIPVNK, encoded by the coding sequence ATGAGCTTGTTGAGGATTATATCTTTGCTTGTATTCAGCATATGTGCATTTGCACAAGATGGGCAGGAGCTCATATCATGCCTTGAACAAGAAGGCATCACAAACTTGACGACTTCTACTTCTTCCCCTGATTTCGATTCCCTGTTGCGATTCTCCTTGCAGAACCTGAGGTATACAGAACCAGGCGTGCGCAAGCCATACATGTTGATTATGCCACAGGAAAGAGAGCAAGTGGTGGATTCTGTACGATGCTGCATCAAAAACAGCTGGCAGATTGTTGTGCGCAGTGGAGGGCATAGCTACGAAGGGCTCTCCTCTACTTCTGATGCCTCCAATTTCGCTATCATTGATCTCATCAATTTCGACCATGTTACAGTCGACATGAAGTCCAAAACAGCGTGGGTAGAGGCAGGCGCAACGGTGGGACAGTTATACTCAGCCATTGCAAGCACTACTGCAGACTACGGCTTCCCTGCGGGAGTGTGCCCCACAATGGGCACGGGCGGCCATTTAAGTGGAGGAGGAATGAGTTTTCTCTCCAGGAAATACGGCCTCGCCGCCGACAACATCATTGATGCGCTGCTCGTGGACGCCAATGGAAACTTGGTGGACAGAAATAGCATGGGAGAAGATCTGTTTTGGGCACTCCGAGGTGGCGGCGGAGGCAGCTGGGGTGTCGTAGTTGCATGGAAAGTTGGCCTGGTGAGAGTGCCAAGCAAAGTGACGGTGTTCAGGGTTTACAGAGCTGGGCGAAATCAGGTGACCGACCTCGTCTATCGGTGGCAATCCATTGCACCTCTGTTAGAACAGGATCTCTTTATTCGCGCTGTAATAGATGGCACCGAATCGCAAGGTGGCCAGAAGGACGTCAAGATCACCTTCAATGGAATGTATCTCGGCCCCCTCGATCAATTGCTCAAAGTGGCTAGCAAAAGTTTTCCCGAAATGGGTATGGTTGCTGGGGATTGCATGGAGACGAGCTGGATTGACTCAATTTCTTACGCCGCCTATACCACTACGAGCCAGCTGGTTAGTCGGACCAATTCCGACAAAAACTActtcaaagcaaaatctgattTTGTGACAAAACCTATACCGCCATCGGGGTTGGAGGGCGCATGGGAGTTCTTGGGAGAGGAGCTTAACGGTTATATTCTTTTGACTCCGCTGGGAGGAAGAATGTATGAAATACCGTCGTCGGAGATTCCGTTTCCCTACAGAGCAGGGTACTTGTACAGCATACAATATCAAGTTACGTGGAAAGACGGCAGCAAGGATTCGGCCTACATCGATTGGATGCGAAGATTTTACGATTACATGACTCCTTATGTATCTGAATCGCCCAGAGGTTCCTATGTCAACAATGTGGATCTTGACTTGGGAACAGCCGTTAATGGAACAGCCAGcgttgcagaagcaagaacctggGGTCACAAGTATTTCGGAGGCAATTTTGACAGACTGGTGAAGGTAAAGACCCAATTTGATCCTATCAATGTTTTCAGGAATTCCCAGGGTATTCCTGTGAACAAGTGA